The DNA region AGCGGGGACTCCCGGCGTTCCCGGGCCGCTCTCAGTTCCCGTCCCCGGTGGACCTGTTCGGTGACGTTGGCGAGGTGGAAGTAGGTGGAGAAGGCGCGGACCAGCTTGACGGCGGTCTCCAGGTCGACGTCGGCGAGGAGTTCGGCGGTGGCCTCGCCGTCGGTGCGGCTGAGCAGCCGTACCTGTTCGACCAGGCCGAGGAGTTGGGGGCCCTCCTGGCGGACCAGCGTCTCGCCCAGGAGGTCGCCCAGGCGCCGGATGTCGGCGCGCAGGGCCGCGTTCGCGATCGGGGCGTTCATGGGGTCTGGGTCTCCCTGGTGGAGCGGTTCGGGTCGGCCGGCGGCCGGGGTCGTCGGGCCGCCGGTGGGGCGCGGTGGCGGGCGGGATCGGGGGCGGGCGGTGGCGGCGGCGGGTCGGATTGCTCGGAGCTCAACGGCTCTGCCACGACGCCGCGTTGACGGGTGGGCGGCCTCGGTCCCCAGGGCGGGGGCGGCCCCGGGGCGGGGCCCGGGGCTCAGGGGGCCAGGAGCGCGGCCGGGTTCCGCCGCGTCACGGCGCCGATCTCCGCCGTGGTGAGCCCGGCGGACCGGAACCACTCCCGGTTGCGGTCCGGCCAGGCGGCCGGAACGGGCTGCTCGGGCTGGCCCAGGTCGGAGCTGAAGACGACCCGGGGGTGGGCGCGGACCAGTTCGGCGAGGTGGCCCGGGTCGCGGTGGCCGAGCAGCAGCATCAGCGCGGTGAGTTCGACGTAGAGGCCGGGCAGGTCCGCCAGCCCGGCGAGGTCGGCGGGGGTAAGGCCGGACATCGGGTGGGTGGCGTGGGTGAGCAGGAGGCGGGGCAGTTCCAGCCGGGCGGCCTCGTCGGCGACCCGGAGGGTCTCCTCGCGGTCGCAGTGGCCGGTGGCGAGGACGACCGGGAGGTCCCGGGCGGCGCGGAGCACCTCCCGCACCGGCCGGGCGAGCCGGCCGGTGCCGTCGAGGATCCGCGGGCCGCGCCACCGTTCGAGGTCGAGCAGCGGGTGGAAGGGGGCGCGCCGGAGGGGGGACGGATGGGCGGGGCCGATGTGGGTGGGCAGGTGGACGAGCAACCGGGCCGGGCTGTCGGGGCCGTGGGCGTAGACGGCCTGTTCGACGACCCGGGTCCGGACGCCGCCGGCGAGGTCGTTGAGGACGACCGTGCCGGAGACCGGCAGCCCCTCCTCGCGGGCCTCCCACGCGGCGGCGGCGGTGGAGCCCAGGTGGCTCTTGACCGCGACCCAGCCGTCGATCCCGGCGTAGGCGCGCCCGGCCCCGGCGACGGTCAGCCGGCGCCGGTAGAGGTCCGGCCCGGCGTGGTAGTGGACGTCCACCACCTGCCGGTCGGCCGGCCGGAGCCCCCCGGCCGGGGCCGGCTCCCCCGCCGGGGGCTCCGGCGGCCGGTCCCGCGCGGGTGGTTCACCCGAGGACCGCTCCCCCAGGGAGGGTGCCCCCGGAGGCCGCCCCGCCGGGGACGGCTCCGGCACGGGCCGCTCCGACGGGGGCCGCTCCCCCGCCGGACGGTCCGCCGGGCGCCGGGCGGCGTCAGGCATCGCCGGTCCCGCGGGCCGGCCCCTCCCACGGCTTGGCGTAGCCGAAGGTCCGGCGGGCCTCGTCGAGGCGCGTCCCGTCCGCGACCGCCCGGGCGATGGCGGCCTCGGTGGCCTCGACCCGCTCGGCCCGGTCGGCCACCTCGGCGGCGCGTCCGGCGGGCACGACGAGGACACCGTTGTCGTCGGCGACGACCACGTCCCCGGGCCGGATTGTGACCTCGCCGATGGTGATGTCCCGCCCCGTGGCGGCGAGTTCGACCCGGTTCTTGCCACTGACCATGGTGACGCCGGTGCTGAACAGCGGGTACCCGGCGGCCCGGATCTCGGCGATGTCGCGGGCCGAGCCGAACAGCGCGGTGCCCCGTGCGCCCCGGCTCCGCGCGACGGCGGTGAGCAGCGAGCCCCAGTTGGTGCAGTCGGTGCTGCCGCCGTTGTCGACGACGACGAAGGAGCCGGCGGGTACCTCGTCGAGGTAGTTCGCCGCGTTGCGGAAGCCGCTCCCGGTGTCCTCGACGGGCCGGTAGGTGACGGTGTAGGCGCGGCCGGCGGTGCGGGCACCGGGCACGCGGGCGGCCAGTCCGGCCAGGACGCCGGGCAGGCCGAGGCTGTCCAGCGCGTCGGAGACCGAGGCGGTGTCCAGGCGGGCCAGCCGGTCGACGACCTCGTCGGCCGCCGTCCCGCCGTCGCCCGCCGCGCCGTCGACGGACGCGGCGGCGGACCGGGCGGCCGCGTCCCGGGCGGCCGCGGCCCGGGGGGCGGCGGACCGGGGGGCCTCCGCCAGTGCACCGGCCACGGCCCCGGCGACCTCGCGGGTACCGGCCGTACCGCCGAGGTCGTAGGTGACGGTGGTCCGGGCGCGGGCGACGCCGCGGACGGCGGCGCGCAGTTCCTCGCCGGGCACCGTCAGGCCGAGGTGGTCGAGCAGTTGGGCGACGGTGAGCAGCATGGCCATCGGGTTGGCCCTGTCCTGGCCGGCCATCGAGGGGGCGGATCCGTGCACGGGCTCGAAGTAGCTGCCGTGGTCGCCGATGTTGCCGCTGGGGGCGAGGCCGAGGCCGCCCATGACGCCGGCGCCGAGGTCGGAGAGGATGTCGCCGAACATGTTCTCGGCGACGAGCACGCCGAACCGCTCGGGCCGGCGGACCATCCAGAGCGCGACGGCGTCGACGTTGAGGATCTCGGTCTCGATCCCGGGGTACTCGCCCGCGATCAGTTCGAGCCGCTCGCGCAGGTGGTTGCTGCTGTTGCGCAGCACCATCGGCTTGTCGACGAGGGTGAGCAGGCTCTTCCCGCGGGCCCGGGCGTGCTCGAAGCCGAAGCGCAGCAGCCGGTCGATGCCGAACCGGGTCTGGAGGCGCAGCGTGACGCTGGTGTGCTCGGGGCCGGAGGCGGCGGCGTTCGGGTGGTGGCGCACCGCCTCCCAGAGGGCGCCGTCGAGGCCGTGCAGGTCGAGCCCGGCGTAGAGGCCCTCGGTGTTCTCCCGGATGACGGTGAAGTCGAACCGGCCGTCGTCGAGGTCGGTGACGGGGCGGATGTTGGCGTAGAGGCCGAGCCGCTGGCGGAGTTGGATGACGGGCGAGACGTAGTGGAGGCCGGTGCCGCGCAGTTCGGGGACGAGTTCGTCCTCGGTCTCGCGGAGGGGCTTGCTGGTGATGGCGCCGAGCAGGCAGGTGTCGGTCTCCTCCAGGAGCTTCCAGGTGCGCTGGGGCACCGGGTCGCCCTCCTGCCGCCAGCAGTCCCAGCCGATGTCGCCGAAGCGCAGGTCGAGCGGGAGGTCCAGGCGCTCGACGGCGGCGAGCGCGGCGTCGACGACCTCGGGGCCGATGCCGTCGCCGGGCAGGACGGCGACGCTCTTCGTCGTGGGTGGGGTGGGCATTACCGGAGTCCCTTCTCGTGCAGGAGTGCCTCGACGAGTGCGGACACCTCTGCGGCTTGGTCGAAGTGCGGGCGCATGCCGGCTCGGGGGGCGACGTGCACCAGGTGGTGGGGGGCGGCGGCGGTGTGCCGCCGGGTGACGAGCTGGGAGCGGCCGCCGACGATCTGGAGCAGCGGGCCGGGGTGGGCGCGGACGGCGTCGGTGAGGTCGATGCCGCGGAGCAGGCGGAGCCCTCCGGCGAGCCGCCGGCCGGCCTCCGCGTCCGGCTCCGCCGCCTGCGCCGCCCCCGCACCGGCCCCGGGTGCGCCGTCCGGGAGCCGTCCGCCCAGCCGTCCGTCCAGGAGTCGTCCGTCCAGTCGTCCGTCCGGGAGCCGTCCGTCCGGCAGGACCCGGCGGTGCAGCAGGTCGAGCGCGGCGGCGGGCCGGCCGGCGGCGGCCAGGTCGGCGATCTCGCCGAGCCGCCCGTCCAGGACGGCGTCGCTGCGGGCCGGTCCGGAGACCAGCAGGGCGGCGGTGGCCGGGTCGGCGTCGGGCAGCAGTGCCTGGGCGACCGCGCCTCCCAGGGCGTTCCCGCAGAGCAGGTCGACGGGCCCGAAGGTCGGCAGCACCTCGCGCCAGCGGGCGGCCAGGCCCGCCAGCGTGGTCACCTCCTCGTCCCAGAGGGCGAGGGTGTCGGCGACGGTGACCCGCAGTCCGGCCCCGACCAGCGTGCGGATGACCGGGGTGAAGAAGGCGCCGCCGTCCCAGCCCGGGGTGACCGGGGCGAGGACCAGGGCGTGCGCCGTGCCGACGGCGGTCGGGGGGAAGAAGACCGCCGTCGGCACGACCGGTCCGGCGTGGGTGGTCACCGGGCGCCGGCGAGGGTGCGCGCGGTGGCGATGGCCTCGCCGTGCTCGCCCAGCAGCTCCTTGCGGTGCTCGACCGAGAGGTCGTAGCGGCCGAGCACGAGGTCGGGCAGGGGCAGCGACGGCCGGCCCTCGGGGATGGTGGCGAGCAGCAGTTCGGCCAGCCGCAGGACCGGGGCGAGGTCGATGTGCCCGGCCTTCTCCGGGTCGGTGCGGTCGAGGTGGGCCAGCCACTGCTCGGCGATGAGGTTGCCGGGGCCCTTGCCCATGCCCTGGACCGAGGAGTCCATCCAGGTCGCGCCGGCCGCGACGGCGCTGATGGCGTTGGCCAGCGCGAGGCCGAGGTTGTTGTGGGCGTGCAGGCCGACCGCGCCGCCCGTGACCGAACGGGTCAGGGTGGTGAGGTCGGTGGTGTCCACCGGGGAGAGGCTGCCGTTGGAGTCGGCCAGGTAGACGACCTCGGCACCGGCGTCGGTGGCGGCGGTCGCCACCTCGACCACCTCGCGGGCCGGCCACTGGCTGATCCGGGCGAAGTTGACGCCGACGGTGAAGCCGAGGTCGCGGGCCTGGCGGATGTACTCCAGGCCGGGTTCGTAGCCCTTGGCGGGCAGGATGACGCGGACCAGCCGGGCGCCGGCCGCGTACATCGCGGGCAGGTCGTCGCGGGTGATGTTCTTCGGGTGCAGGATCATCGCGACCCGGTGCGGGCCGATCTCGCGGGCGGTGGCGGCGATGAAGTCGTCACCGCCGATTCCGGTCAGGCCCAGGTCGGGGATCGGGGCGAACGAACCGTTGCGGTAGGCGATCTCGACCCAGTCGAAACCGGCCTCGACGCTCAGCCGGGCGTGCTCCAGGGCGTAGGCGAGCGGGAAGTGGAATCCGGTGCGGTACCCCCCGTCCCGGAGAGTGACGTCGATGTTGGTGATCCTCATGGCTCCTCCATCAAGCGGACGTGCGGGGTGGGTCAGGAAGGGTCGTACGGGTTCGTCGGGCGGGGCCCGGTCGGCGGGCCCGGCGCGTGCCGCGTGCTCGGCGGCCGTGGCAGGCCCCGCGGATGCCGTGCGCGGCGGCTTCGCTGCGTCCGGCGGCTTTGCTGCGTCCCACGGCCGCCGTGCGCCGTGCGCCGGCCGCTTCGCGGTGCGTCCGGTGATCGCGGAGCGGCGCGGACGGCGGGTCAGACGGACTGGGCGGCGGCCACGTGGTGCGCGGCGCGGCGGCCGAAGACCAGCGAGCGCAGCACCGAGGTGGCCGGCGGGTAGGCGTGGTAGAAGAGGCCGGTGGCCTCGCCCGCCGCGTACAGGCCGGGGATCGCCGTGCCGGACGGGGTGACCACCCGGCCGGCGAGGTCGGTGCGGACGCCGCCGTAGGTGAAGCAGATCGCGGCGGTCACCGGGATGCCGATGAACGGCGCGGTGTCCAGCGGGGTGGCCCAGTTGGACTTGGCCGGGGTGAGTCCGACGGTGTGCTTGCCGTCCAGCCGGGTGGGGTCGAACTCCCCGGGCGCGACGGCCGCGTTGAACTCGGCGACGGTCTTCTCCAGGGCCTCGGCGTCGACGCCCAGCTTGTCGGCGAGACCGGCCAGGGTGTCGGCCTGCTCCGGCGGCACGTCGGTCAGCAGGGAGTTCGCGATGCCCGGGATGGCCAGGGTCTTGGCGTCGGCGATCCAGTACGCCTCCTGGTCCTGGTTCCTCCAGATCTCGTAGCCGACGTGCTCGAAGGTGTTGTCCCAGGTGTCGCGGCCCTCGTCGAAGAAGCGCTCCAGCCGGCCGTTGACGAAGATCCCGGCTGCGAAGCCGTAGAGCACCGCGTCGGCCTTGCCGGTGCGGGTGTCGACCGGCTCGGCGTGGATGCCGTCGAACTGGCCCGCGGTGTCGGCCCCGAGCTCCAGCGCCATCCGCAGCGCGTCACCGCGGTTGGCGGCGATCCCGGGGGCGATCAGCGGCAGGTCGCAGGCGTTCCGCCCGACGTACCGGGTGAGCATCTCGGGGTTGCCCTCGAAGCCGCCGCAGGCGAGTACGACGGCGCGGCCGGCCAGCGTGCGGGTGAGGCCGTCGGGGCCGCGGACGATGACGCCGTCGACCGCGCCGTCCTCGTCGGTGGAGAGGCGCAGGGCCTCGGTCAGGTAGCGGATCTCGACCCGCGGGTCCGCCTCCAGGGCGGCGCCGAGGTGCTCGACGATGGCGGCGCCGCCGCCGCGCGGGCTGGCCGGCGGGGCCATGGACGGGGTGCCGGCCGCGAAGGTGTGCGGCAGCGGGAAGTCCTGGAAGGCGATCTCGACGCCGTGCTTCTCGACGAACGCGAGGGTGCCGGGGGTGTCGCGCTCGACGGTGCGGCAGTAGTCGAGGTCGGCGAGGCCGCCGGAGACCCGGTGGACGTGCTCGGCCCAGTCGGTGTCGAGCTGCCGCTGCCGGTCGATCCGCAGGAAGGCGCCCGTCCAGCGGGTGGCTCCGCCGCGCTCCTCCTTGCCGGAGCGCTCCAGGACCGCGATCCGGACGGGCCGGTCCCGGCCTTCCGTCGCCTCGGCGAAGGACAGGGCGGCCGAGAGGCCGGCGGCGCCGAATCCGACGACGATCAGGTCGTACGCGGGGACCGGGGCGGACGTGGCTGACATGGTTCTCCTACGCGGTGAGTGGGGTGTGAGGGGGTTGCGGGCGGCGCGGGCCCGTGGCCGGCGGCGCCGGCCGGAGCGGGGGCAGGAGCCGGCGGTCAGCGGTTGGGGGTGATGACCCGGCTGGTCCGGTACAGGCGGTACTTGGCGCCCGTCGTGGTGGTCGCGAACTCCTGGTACCGGCGGGTGAACTCGGCGTCGTCGAAGATCGCGTCGAAGCTCTTCTCGTCGGACCAGGCCGCGAGGTTGACCACGGCGTCGCCCTCGACGCTGGTCAGCAGGCGGGAGCCGCGGAAGCCCTCGGCGGTGGCGGCGACGTGCGCGACGGCCTCGGCGAGGGCGGCCACGGTGGCGGGCGCGTTCTCGGTGGTGGCCACGTTGATCAGCAGCACGCCGTCGCCCGGCTCGGGGGCGGTGACCACGCCGGGGCTGGCGAAGCCGGCGGTGAACGGGGTCCGCTCGTAGGAGGCGATGCCGAGCGTGTGCCAGGGGTCGCTCTCGATCAGCTCGGTGACGGTGGCTTCGTCGAGGTCGGCGGTGACGATGACGGCGCCGCCGTCCGGCCGGGGGCCGCTGAGCAGGATGCGGCCGCGGTCCGCGTGGTCGCGCAGCCAGGCCTTGTGCTCGGGCAGGTGGGCGGTGACGGTCTCACGGGGCTTCAGGTAGGTGAGCGTGAGGACGTGGATCACGGTGGTCTCCGGTGCGGTGGGAGGGTGGGAACAGGGGAACCGGTCGGTGCGGGCGCCGCTGGACGGGTTTCCGCCGTGGCCGGTGGCCGGTGGGCGGGCGCGGGGTCGGGGCGGGGCGGGCGCGGGGCGGGGGCGGCCGGTGTCAGCGGCCGATGCGCGCCGCCAGGTCGCGCAGGACGGTCTCCGCCTCGGCGACGGTGTCCTCGACGATCGCGGCGGCCGGGCGGACGTCCTTGACCAGGTCGAGGACCTCGCCCGCGAACAGGGCGCGCTGGCTGACGTCGTCGCGGGCGACCGCGGCCGCCCACGCGGGCTCGACCTCGGCGCGCCGCGCGGCGAGGTCCTCGTCGCGGCCGGTCCACTCGCGGGTGAAGGCGTTGCTCACCGAGCGGGCCCGGTAGACCTCGTCCCAGGGGATGCCGCGGACCACGTCGAAGGACCGGGTGTCGACGGTGTCGGTGGTGCCGGCGGCGGTCAGCGAGGTCTTGAAGCCGGCGGTCGCGATCGACTCCACGGTGAGCGCGAAGCGGGTGCCCATCATCACGCCGTCGGCGCCGAGGGCCAGCGCCGCGGCCAGCCCGCGGCCGTCCGCGAAGCCGCCCGCCGCGACCACCGGGACGGCGCCCCGGACGAGGTCGAGCACGGCGGGGACCAGCGGGAGGGTGGCCTGGGTCTTGTGGTGGCCGCCGGCCTCGGCGCCCTGGACGACCAGCACCGACGCGCCGGCCTGCAGGGCCACCAGGGCCTGCTCGGTGTCGTGCACCTGCACCACCACCCGGGCGCCGCGCTCGGCGGCCGAGGACACGTAGCGGCCCACCTGGTCGGCGTCGCCGAAGGAGAGGGCGATGACGGGCGGCGCGTAGCCGAGCACCTTGTCCCAGAGGCCGGGGCGCTCGTCGAAGGTGAACATCACGCAGCCGGCGCCCCAGACGCCGCCGGCCTCGGCGGCCTGCGGCAGGTGCTCGTCGATGAACGCGGCGTCGCCGTAGCTGACGCCGACGAGGCCCAGGCCTCCGGCCCGGGTGACGGCGGCGGCCAGTCGCCCGCCGGAGACGCCGCCCATCGGCGCGCTGACGATCGGATGGTCGATTCCCAGCAATTCTGTCAACTTGGTCGAGATCACGACTTCCCCGGCTCCCAGCTCGAATATCGGAATGACGGAACGATGAACGATGAACGATCGGATTGACGCGGAACCTGCCACCGGGGATTCTTCGGGACGGCGGACCGCGGACGGCTCCCGGGGCTTTTCGACCCCGGGACCGGCCTGGCCGGTTTCGCACTCAAACCATAGTTCGACCGGCGTCTCGGCGACTAAGACAGAAAATGCGTGGAAGCCATAGGACCGGACCTATGGGCGGCACCCGCGGAAGTGACGCTCCGGGACCGGAGGTGAACTTTCCGTACCCGGGGGGCAAAAAAGAATCACCCGGTCCGGGGAAATCATTCTCCGGACCGGGTGATCGGGTGGGGGTCGAGGCGGATCGCGGACCGCCCCGACCGTGCGGGGAGGTCTCAGGCGAGGTACGGCCAGCCTCTCCGGGCGGCGGCCTGGGCGAGCAGCCGGGCCGCCCGGCCGCCGGCCGGCGCGGTGACCGCCAGCCGTTCACGCGGCGGCGCGCTGGTGGGCAGCGGGCGCCAGTGGAGCTGCGCCTCTCCCTGCACCGCGAGCCTCGGGCGCAGCGCCACCAGGTCGCCGGCGGTCTGCAGGGTGTGCACGAAGAGCGCCTGCTGGTCGTCGACGGGATGCAGTTCGGCCCGCCAGCCGAGCGCGGAGAGCTGGGCCGGGACCGTCTCGGCGTACCCCGGCGCGCACCCCTCGACGTACCAGAGCAGCCGCTGGGTGGCGAGGTCGTCCCAGGTCAGAGTGGGTCGGGCGGCCAGCTCGTGGTCGGGGCGCATGACCACGCCGAGCGGCTCGTCCCAGACCACCGCGCCGACCAGCCCGGGCGTGGTGACGGGGAGCCGGACGATCCCGAACGCCAGCTCGCCGTGGTGCAGGAGCTCCGGCTGGTCCGCCGCGCCGACGTGCCGCATGCGCAGCTCGGCGCCGGTCCGGCCGGGCCCGTCGGGGTGCTCCCCGGCCAGTCCGCTCTGCACCTCGGCAAGGACCTCGGTCGGTACTCCGCCGCAGACCCCGACCGGCCAGACCCGGGGCGTCGGCGCGGCCGCCGCGATCGCCGACCGGAGCTGTCCGGGAATGGACTGGATTTCCCGCAGGAAAGCCCGGCCGCTCGCCGTCAGCTCGACGCCGCGTGAACTCCGGATGAATAGCGGTGCACCGACCCTGCTTTCCAGTCTCTTGATCTGCTGGCTGAGGCTCGGCTGGGATATCCGCAGTTCCTGGGCGGCCGCCGAGACGGTTCCCGCCCGGACCACGGTGAGGAAATAGCGAAGGTGTCGCATGTCGAAGTCGTCGACGTGCTCGGCGTGGCCCGCCGCGCGCCGGGCGGCAGCCCGCATCGAATCCTCCAGGGCGTGACCGAATTCCGTTTGGTACAGGGCGGACGATCCGATCCTTTCGTTCAGCACACTCATGACACCCCTCCGTCACATCGTCTCGGTTCGCGACCCGCCACCGGTCTGTCCGCCGCCGGGTGGTGGCTGTCCCGGACGTCCGGGACAGCCACATCCTCCCTGAACATACCTTCGAGAGGGTATGTTCAGCGGTTCCGTAACGGAACCCTCATACGGCCCGTGGATCCGGGCACAGGCCGCACATCTCCGGGTCCGGGCGCCCGCCGTCCGGGGGCCCGTCCTCCGGGCCCCGGCCGACCGCGGTCCGGCCGTGCCCGGCGCCTCCGTACCCGGCGCCTCCGTGCGTGGCCCCCTCGTGCGCGCCCCCTCCGCTGGCGACCGCGTCACCGAGGCCACCGGGTCCACCGAGGCCACCGGGTCCACCGAGGCCACCGGGTCCGCCGGGGCCGCCGGACCCCACCGCCCCGCCGGCCAGCGACTCCAGCAGCACCCGCCACGCCGCCTCGTAGGCGCCGGGGGACCCGCAGGCCCCCGGCGACCCGAACGGCACGTGCGGCGCGCCGTGCATCACGGCCAGGAGGAGCTGGGCGACCAGTTCGGGCGGCCGGGGGGCCATGCTCCCCTCCCCCTGGGCCCGCCGGATCAGGTCGACCAGCCCGCGCTGCACGTCCTCGAAGATGCCCGGCACCATCTGCGCCAGGTTCGGGCAGTCGGTGGCCAGCCGCAGCGCGGCCCGCAGCCGGACGTCCTCCTTCAGCCGGTGCGCCAGGTCCAGGACGAGCGATTCCAGGACCGCGCCGGCCCCCGCGCCGGGGACGTCCCGGGCCAGCCGCATCTCCTCCCAGACCTTGCGGGACTGCAGCAGCAGCGCCCCCGCCAGCACCCGCTTGGAGGCGAAGTGCCCGTACAGGGCCCCCTTGGTCATCCCGGTCCGCTGCGCCACCGCGTTGAGCGTGGCCCTGCTGTACCCCTGGGCGGAGAACTCCTCGGCGGCGGCGTCCAGCACCTTCTCCCGCGTTCGCCGTGCTCGCTCCTGTTTGATCATGCGGGCGCCCTCCCTGTTCAAGAACATACCTTCCTAAAGGAATGTTCTCAGGACAGGGGGCACGCCCGCCCGGCTGTCCGCACATCAGACGGAAACCGATCGGTGCCCGACCGCGGTGCGGGCCGCCGGACGCTCCGGCAGGCGCGGTCCGCGACGTCCGTCGAGCACCGGCCAGCCGGCCCGCACGGCCTCCGCGACCAGCCCCGGCGAGCCGTTCACCACCACCGGGCGGCCGACCGACCGCAGCATCGCGAGGTCGCTCTCGTGGTCGCCGTACGCGAAGCAGTCCGCCGGCCGGACGCCCCGCGCCCGCAGCAGCGCCACCACCGCGTCGGCCTTGGCCCGGCCGATCATCGGTCGGTCCACCTCCCCGGTCAGCACTCCCCCGGCCGACACCGTCTGCTCGGCGCAGCACACGCCGTCGGCGCCCAGGTCCTCGGCGACCGCCTCCAGCAGCGGCCGCAGCGAGCCGGACACCAGCACCACCGCGTGCCCGAGGTCCCGGTGGCGGGCCACCGCGTCGAGGCCCGCCGTGACGAACGCCTCCGCGCCGCGGCGGTACCCGTCGTACCACCGGCGCGCCGAGGACCGCAGCGCGGCGGCGGGCACACCGGCGAACCGGCGGTAGTACATCCGGTTCAGCTCCTCGCGGGGGACGCCGGCCGCCATCGCGGCCCGGAGGTCGACGGCGGCGGGCGGAGCCGCCCCGGGCGCCTCGCCCCGCGGCCCGTGCGAAGGCCGGTACGAGGGGTCGTGCGGGTGGCCGTGCGAAGGCCGGTACGAGGACCCGTACGAGGACCCGTGCGAGGGGCCGTTCGCGTGCGCGTGGGCGTGCGCCGCCCTGGCGGGGTCCGCCGTCCAGTGGTCCCAGAACGCGAGCATCCCCTTGGCCGCGATCAGCGTCTCGTCGACGTCGAAGAAGGCGATCGGGGCGGGCGCCGGGCCGTTCACGCGGGACCACCCCCCGTACCGAGGACCGCCTCCGCGTAGCCGCGGGCCGCCGCGTCCGGGTCGAGGGTGCGGTGCACCGCCAGCGCCGCCGCGTCCCGCCAGGCGCGCTGCAGGACCGAGCCCGGCGTCTGCGCCCCGATGCCCGAGGCGAGGAACAGCGCGTCCACCGCCTCCCGGCAGAGCACGGCGGCCGTCGCCGCGTCACGGCGGTTCTCGGCCACCGCCAGCGCGCCGACCTCCCCCCGGTCGGCGCGGTCGGCCGCCCCGTCGAGCAGCAGTCCGGCCGTGTGGATCCTGGCCGAGGCCTGCGACAGCACGGTGTGCGCGGCCGGGTGCGGGTTCGCCGCCCGCCGTGCCCCGGCGGTCCACTCCCGCAGCGCCGCCCGGGCGATGCCCGCCAGCGGAGCGGCGAAGACCAGCGCGGCGACCATCGGGTACGGGACGGTGTGGCAGCGGGCGGCGTCCCGCTGCGGCACGAGCAGGGTGTCCAGCGTGAGCGTGCGGTGGTCGGGGACGTGGACCGCCTCGGCGGCCACCGAGGTGCTGCCGCTGCCGCGCAGCCCGGCCGAATGCCAGGTGTCCAGCACCGTCAACTCGGCCCGGGGCACGGCGAAGACCCGGTGCTCGCGGCCGGCGGCGCCCTCGGTCCAGGAGGCGAGCAGGATCCAGTCCGCGTGGTCGGCCCCGCTCGCCGGCCGCCACTCGCCGTCGAGCCGCCAGCCGTCGCCCTGCCGCTCGGCCCGGCCCTGGGGCGGGACGACCGCCGCAGAGATCCGGACGTCCGGTCCCCCGGCCCAGAGGTCGCGCTGCCCCTCCGGCGGGAGGTAGGCGGCCAGCCGGCCGTGCGCGGCGTACAGGGCGGCGCACCAGGCCGCGCCCGCGC from Kitasatospora sp. NBC_00458 includes:
- a CDS encoding DUF6282 family protein, whose amino-acid sequence is MDVHYHAGPDLYRRRLTVAGAGRAYAGIDGWVAVKSHLGSTAAAAWEAREEGLPVSGTVVLNDLAGGVRTRVVEQAVYAHGPDSPARLLVHLPTHIGPAHPSPLRRAPFHPLLDLERWRGPRILDGTGRLARPVREVLRAARDLPVVLATGHCDREETLRVADEAARLELPRLLLTHATHPMSGLTPADLAGLADLPGLYVELTALMLLLGHRDPGHLAELVRAHPRVVFSSDLGQPEQPVPAAWPDRNREWFRSAGLTTAEIGAVTRRNPAALLAP
- a CDS encoding isocitrate/isopropylmalate family dehydrogenase, which encodes MPTPPTTKSVAVLPGDGIGPEVVDAALAAVERLDLPLDLRFGDIGWDCWRQEGDPVPQRTWKLLEETDTCLLGAITSKPLRETEDELVPELRGTGLHYVSPVIQLRQRLGLYANIRPVTDLDDGRFDFTVIRENTEGLYAGLDLHGLDGALWEAVRHHPNAAASGPEHTSVTLRLQTRFGIDRLLRFGFEHARARGKSLLTLVDKPMVLRNSSNHLRERLELIAGEYPGIETEILNVDAVALWMVRRPERFGVLVAENMFGDILSDLGAGVMGGLGLAPSGNIGDHGSYFEPVHGSAPSMAGQDRANPMAMLLTVAQLLDHLGLTVPGEELRAAVRGVARARTTVTYDLGGTAGTREVAGAVAGALAEAPRSAAPRAAAARDAAARSAAASVDGAAGDGGTAADEVVDRLARLDTASVSDALDSLGLPGVLAGLAARVPGARTAGRAYTVTYRPVEDTGSGFRNAANYLDEVPAGSFVVVDNGGSTDCTNWGSLLTAVARSRGARGTALFGSARDIAEIRAAGYPLFSTGVTMVSGKNRVELAATGRDITIGEVTIRPGDVVVADDNGVLVVPAGRAAEVADRAERVEATEAAIARAVADGTRLDEARRTFGYAKPWEGPARGTGDA
- a CDS encoding alpha/beta fold hydrolase, whose protein sequence is MTTHAGPVVPTAVFFPPTAVGTAHALVLAPVTPGWDGGAFFTPVIRTLVGAGLRVTVADTLALWDEEVTTLAGLAARWREVLPTFGPVDLLCGNALGGAVAQALLPDADPATAALLVSGPARSDAVLDGRLGEIADLAAAGRPAAALDLLHRRVLPDGRLPDGRLDGRLLDGRLGGRLPDGAPGAGAGAAQAAEPDAEAGRRLAGGLRLLRGIDLTDAVRAHPGPLLQIVGGRSQLVTRRHTAAAPHHLVHVAPRAGMRPHFDQAAEVSALVEALLHEKGLR
- a CDS encoding FAD-binding protein, with the protein product MSATSAPVPAYDLIVVGFGAAGLSAALSFAEATEGRDRPVRIAVLERSGKEERGGATRWTGAFLRIDRQRQLDTDWAEHVHRVSGGLADLDYCRTVERDTPGTLAFVEKHGVEIAFQDFPLPHTFAAGTPSMAPPASPRGGGAAIVEHLGAALEADPRVEIRYLTEALRLSTDEDGAVDGVIVRGPDGLTRTLAGRAVVLACGGFEGNPEMLTRYVGRNACDLPLIAPGIAANRGDALRMALELGADTAGQFDGIHAEPVDTRTGKADAVLYGFAAGIFVNGRLERFFDEGRDTWDNTFEHVGYEIWRNQDQEAYWIADAKTLAIPGIANSLLTDVPPEQADTLAGLADKLGVDAEALEKTVAEFNAAVAPGEFDPTRLDGKHTVGLTPAKSNWATPLDTAPFIGIPVTAAICFTYGGVRTDLAGRVVTPSGTAIPGLYAAGEATGLFYHAYPPATSVLRSLVFGRRAAHHVAAAQSV
- a CDS encoding YciI family protein, which produces MIHVLTLTYLKPRETVTAHLPEHKAWLRDHADRGRILLSGPRPDGGAVIVTADLDEATVTELIESDPWHTLGIASYERTPFTAGFASPGVVTAPEPGDGVLLINVATTENAPATVAALAEAVAHVAATAEGFRGSRLLTSVEGDAVVNLAAWSDEKSFDAIFDDAEFTRRYQEFATTTTGAKYRLYRTSRVITPNR
- a CDS encoding NAD(P)H-dependent flavin oxidoreductase → MISTKLTELLGIDHPIVSAPMGGVSGGRLAAAVTRAGGLGLVGVSYGDAAFIDEHLPQAAEAGGVWGAGCVMFTFDERPGLWDKVLGYAPPVIALSFGDADQVGRYVSSAAERGARVVVQVHDTEQALVALQAGASVLVVQGAEAGGHHKTQATLPLVPAVLDLVRGAVPVVAAGGFADGRGLAAALALGADGVMMGTRFALTVESIATAGFKTSLTAAGTTDTVDTRSFDVVRGIPWDEVYRARSVSNAFTREWTGRDEDLAARRAEVEPAWAAAVARDDVSQRALFAGEVLDLVKDVRPAAAIVEDTVAEAETVLRDLAARIGR
- a CDS encoding LysR family transcriptional regulator, with protein sequence MRAAARRAAGHAEHVDDFDMRHLRYFLTVVRAGTVSAAAQELRISQPSLSQQIKRLESRVGAPLFIRSSRGVELTASGRAFLREIQSIPGQLRSAIAAAAPTPRVWPVGVCGGVPTEVLAEVQSGLAGEHPDGPGRTGAELRMRHVGAADQPELLHHGELAFGIVRLPVTTPGLVGAVVWDEPLGVVMRPDHELAARPTLTWDDLATQRLLWYVEGCAPGYAETVPAQLSALGWRAELHPVDDQQALFVHTLQTAGDLVALRPRLAVQGEAQLHWRPLPTSAPPRERLAVTAPAGGRAARLLAQAAARRGWPYLA